A window from Apostichopus japonicus isolate 1M-3 chromosome 2, ASM3797524v1, whole genome shotgun sequence encodes these proteins:
- the LOC139978919 gene encoding uncharacterized protein, translated as MATWNPFIEDLTENFFKCSVCLDQFNEPKLLPCLHRYCNDCLRKVFQASHDGTIECPLCKQRCCIPEDGLDGFKTDFHMKSVLEFIELRKSFEKKDFKQCVSCSKDVVCSAYCFKCRDFLCDECYKVHISNKMFTDHQPSTLKLENMAAQNLTMEEIAAMTEDPRCHFHIKEQAKLCCGTCQNEPVCLVCTHGQHKGHDLIDVTHLAKKERTLLNRNLAELSKHKTKLYALPEKVQMALVKLNENVTKKTKLSTIQYEEQAKKIKEKLAVCNDEREKGAADIENRRGCEKREITVKHEKEMNRLIMKHQENMKSTDVKYDQELEEFKDNCKETEGEFFKKLGELDSNFKTLTKAKDLLTSQNKNECEEILNKCKQLIKRFENLSATSSTILACNDDWTDAQCVPDIIAASEPMLEEMKQEYPELESLSDFVISDITKVIYDNVIITESAESVVDIAGFKAKSYYINGMTSSSNGNIVMTGVVSTEESHITVINMKGEILNQNVLKRNKRFGVMAFRYCCNLPGFNVITVCIPNEIGIYNISDSSYQKKNISDMVKTWPEGRHVFSVTTNPAKNEIIVGTNRREVYVFDDQLNYSHTIVLSDVIRGSYDITVHDGNLLICDYEGRTSYAVTMVTSGSKVLYKFTKPNLSGHDVKPVSLCIGMGGFIYILWHDSRQNTVLTQYSRDGRQLLTTMSVDDDARCITTSVVDGEEKLVIATFMSGKMYIHGLVPA; from the coding sequence ATGGCAACCTGGAACCCTTTCATAGAAGACCTGACAGAAAACTTCTTCAAGTGCTCTGTTTGTTTGGATCAATTTAATGAGCCGAAACTgttaccatgtcttcatcgatacTGTAACGATTGCTTGAGAAAAGTTTTTCAAGCCAGCCATGATGGGACAATTGAATGTCCACTTTGTAAACAGCGATGTTGTATACCAGAGGATGGATTGGACGGCTTTAAGACTGATTTTCATATGAAGAGTGTGCTCGAGTTCATAGAATTGCGTAAATCATTCGAAAAGAAAGATTTCAAGCAGTGTGTGAGCTGTTCAAAGGATGTGGTATGTTCCGCTTACTGTTTTAAGTGTAGAGATTTTCTATGCGACGAATGTTACAAGGTTCATAtcagtaataaaatgtttactgatCACCAACCAAGCACtctgaaattggaaaatatggCAGCTCAGAACCTAACAATGGAGGAAATAGCTGCAATGACGGAAGATCCCAGGtgccattttcatataaaaGAACAAGCCAAATTGTGCTGTGGTACATGCCAAAATGAACCGGTTTGTTTAGTCTGCACTCACGGTCAGCACAAAGGTCATGATCTCATAGATGTGACTCATCTAGCCAAGAAGGAAAGGACATTGCTGAATCGGAACCTCGCTGAACTAAGCAAGCACAAGACTAAACTATACGCGTTACCCGAGAAGGTTCAAATGGCGTTagtaaaattgaatgaaaatgttacaaagaaGACAAAGTTGTCGACAATTCAATACGAGGAACaggcaaagaaaataaaggaaaaactTGCCGTATGTAACGATGAACGTGAAAAAGGAGCTGCTGACATAGAAAATAGAAGAGGATGTGAAAAACGTGAAATAACTGTTAAACATGAAAAGGAAATGAACCGATTGATCATGAAAcatcaagaaaatatgaaaagtaccGATGTAAAATATGACCAGGAATTGGAAGAATTTAAGGACAATTGTAAAGAAACGGAGGGTGAATTCTTTAAAAAACTCGGGGAGTTAGATAGTAAtttcaagaccttgacaaaagcTAAAGATCTTCttacaagtcaaaacaaaaacgaatgtgAAGAAATACTAAATAAATGTAAGCAACTTATTAAACGGTTCGAAAACTTATCAGCAACGTCTTCTACCATTCTTGCATGTAATGACGATTGGACAGACGCACAGTGTGTCCCCGACATAATAGCAGCCAGTGAACCTATGCtcgaagaaatgaaacaagaatatccagagttagaatctttatctgattttgtCATCAGTGATATAACAAAAGTTATATATGATAACGTTATCATTACAGAAAGCGCAGAGTCTGTTGTTGATATTGCGGGATTTAAAGCTAAAAGTTACTATATCAACGGTATGACAAGTAGTAGCAATGGTAATATCGTTATGACTGGTGTGGTATCAACAGAGGAATCACACATCACTGTCATTAACATGAAAGGAGAAATATTAAATCAGAatgttttaaaaagaaataagagATTTGGGGTTATGGCATTTCGTTACTGTTGTAATTTGCCGGGATTCAATGTCATTACAGTTTGCATACCGAATGAAATCGgaatttataatatttctgaCTCTTCTTACCAAAAGAAGAACATCAGTGATATGGTTAAGACGTGGCCAGAGGGTAGGCATGTGTTTTCTGTTACCACGAATCCTGCCAAGAATGAAATCATTGTTGGTACTAACAGAAGAGAAGTGTATGTATTTGATGATCAGCTGAATTACAGTCACACCATAGTACTATCTGATGTAATCAGGGGATCATATGATATCACTGTCCACGACGGTAATCTTCTGATCTGTGACTATGAGGGCAGGACCTCATATgcagttaccatggtgacatcaGGGAGTAAGGTGCTGTATAAGTTCACCAAACCAAATCTAAGTGGACATGACGTAAAACCTGTCAGTTTGTGCATAGGCATGGGAGGGTTCATCTACATCTTATGGCATGATAGTAGGCAGAACACTGTGCTAACACAATACAGTCGAGATGGTCGGCAATTACTAACTACAATGTCAGTTGATGACGACGCACGGTGCATTACCACATCCGTAGTAGATGGTGAGGAGAAGCTCGTGATAGCTACCTTTATGTCGGGGAAGATGTATATACACGGACTAGTACCTGCATAG